A single Fusarium oxysporum Fo47 chromosome IV, complete sequence DNA region contains:
- a CDS encoding uncharacterized protein (expressed protein), giving the protein MSLLNGICFLIPIRPNLLRLYRLTGDCQLESRHVSHKCKAAFEIILDFKVSSKALDSYDAFGLFGPATDSGMLAGYKNLNEYRLLELQILLDSNTTVIHFGLLVSHSI; this is encoded by the coding sequence ATGTCTTTATTAAACGGGATATGTTTTCTAATACCTATAAGGCCGAACTTGCTGCGATTATATCGCCTGACAGGCGATTGCCAGCTTGAAAGCCGGCACGTCAGTCATAAATGCAAGGCTGCGTTTGAGATTATCCTTGATTTCAAAGTATCAAGCAAGGCACTCGACTCTTACGATGCCTTCGGGCTATTTGGACCAGCCACTGACTCCGGAATGCTTGCTGGCTACAAGAACTTGAACGAATATCGACTTCTTGAACTGCAGATCTTACTTGATTCCAACACCACCGTTATTCACTTTGGTCTCCTGGTCTCCCATTCCATAG